One genomic segment of Catalinimonas alkaloidigena includes these proteins:
- the ltrA gene encoding group II intron reverse transcriptase/maturase: MIEKVIDRKNIRKAYLQVRANKGSAGVDGMTVNDLTEFLREHRDRISTAICSGKYLPQPILGVEIPKSNGKRLLGVPTVVDRVLQQAVSQVISPKFELQFKEHSYGFRPNRNALQAVKQSQKYINEGHQHIVDIDLKSFFDEVDHCLLLQLVYRKVKCPLTMRLIRKWLRAPIQINGRLVKRRKGVPQGSPLSPILSNIMLHELDKETEKRGLKYVRYADDFSIYTKSQSEARQVGNSIFLFLRDKLKLPINRQKSGIRRHVNFEILGYKFVPVFEKGVKGQYQLTVSDKSWKSLKRELKAITKKTIPSSLSERLAKIKQVQRGWLNYFRLGNIHGRLKYLDGWLRSRIRCCIWHDWKKPERKRKNLIRLGLRYGQAYSWSRTRMGSWAVALSPILSTTVTKARLKRRGFEPLLDYYLKITQKFNEPSGVERSVRDPYAEWCERRTGSQLTVSRLLD, encoded by the coding sequence ATGATTGAAAAGGTTATTGACCGCAAGAACATACGGAAAGCATACCTCCAAGTCAGAGCTAATAAAGGCTCCGCAGGCGTGGATGGCATGACTGTGAATGATCTTACTGAGTTCCTAAGGGAACATCGAGACAGAATATCCACAGCCATATGTAGCGGTAAATACCTTCCTCAACCTATCCTGGGGGTAGAAATTCCCAAAAGCAACGGAAAACGTCTCTTAGGCGTGCCAACTGTCGTCGACCGCGTGCTACAACAGGCGGTTAGCCAGGTGATAAGTCCGAAGTTCGAGCTACAGTTCAAAGAACATAGCTATGGATTCAGGCCTAATCGTAACGCCTTACAGGCGGTAAAGCAATCGCAGAAGTACATCAATGAAGGTCACCAGCATATTGTTGATATAGACCTCAAAAGCTTCTTTGACGAGGTTGATCATTGTCTGCTTCTACAGCTTGTTTATCGCAAGGTAAAATGTCCACTCACGATGCGCCTGATCCGCAAGTGGCTAAGGGCTCCCATTCAAATTAATGGAAGATTAGTCAAGCGCAGAAAAGGCGTTCCACAGGGCAGCCCGCTCTCTCCAATCCTATCCAACATCATGCTTCATGAATTGGACAAGGAAACGGAGAAAAGAGGGCTTAAGTATGTCCGCTATGCAGATGACTTTAGTATTTATACAAAAAGTCAGTCGGAAGCTCGGCAAGTAGGAAACAGTATTTTCTTGTTCCTCAGGGACAAGCTAAAACTGCCTATCAACCGGCAGAAAAGTGGCATACGCAGACATGTGAACTTTGAGATACTAGGCTACAAGTTTGTACCAGTATTTGAGAAAGGAGTGAAAGGACAATACCAACTTACGGTAAGTGATAAAAGTTGGAAGTCTCTGAAAAGAGAACTGAAAGCTATCACCAAGAAAACCATTCCGAGTTCTCTATCCGAACGCTTAGCCAAAATCAAACAAGTACAGAGAGGCTGGCTCAATTATTTCCGATTGGGAAATATTCACGGTCGTCTCAAGTACCTAGATGGCTGGCTAAGGAGTAGAATCAGGTGTTGTATCTGGCATGATTGGAAGAAGCCTGAAAGGAAAAGGAAGAACCTAATCCGACTGGGACTCCGATATGGTCAAGCATACTCCTGGAGCAGAACAAGAATGGGAAGTTGGGCAGTAGCATTAAGCCCTATCTTGAGTACTACGGTCACAAAGGCCAGGCTCAAAAGAAGAGGCTTTGAACCTTTGCTGGATTATTACCTAAAGATTACCCAGAAATTTAACGAACCGTCCGGCGTGGAGCGCTCAGTACGAGACCCGTACGCTGAGTGGTGTGAGAGGCGCACTGGCAGTCAATTGACTGTCAGCCGTCTACTCGATTAG
- a CDS encoding IS110 family transposase, translating into MEQESISMEVVNPQAAGIDVGSRSHWVAVGQSEQDVREFGVYNQDLFAMVDWLNERHISTVAMESTGTYWQNLYAVLISKGFHVILCNGKFTKNIKGKKTDIKDCHGVARRWIQKLHTLGLLTSSFLPDGQTEELRTYCRHRSNLLHSAASTSKKMQKYLRLLNLRLDVVVKDICGLTGLLIIRSVCAGETDPAKLSSLRHGNCRKSEEEIARALQSNGRQDYLFALQQELDMYDHLQLKIEECDKKIAAKLEEIIGNDNNKRQHYIEPKPHKRINKNTPKDIDLNLKSYQMFEGTDLLAIEGMSFSTVLSLMSEVGVEGIKKFKTAKHFASWLRLAPNNKVSGGKLLSSKVPKGSNRLKIALRNAANAIGNLKDSTPLRDFFQRINFRKGRVSAISATARKLAVIIWNMVVKGVPYVNPEGYLYLDQKRKLGLVKRIRKQIDKFGLTNEELGLVTT; encoded by the coding sequence ATGGAACAGGAATCAATTTCAATGGAAGTCGTCAATCCCCAGGCTGCGGGCATTGACGTGGGCAGCCGATCTCACTGGGTGGCTGTTGGTCAATCCGAGCAAGATGTTCGGGAATTTGGGGTCTATAATCAAGATCTTTTCGCTATGGTAGATTGGTTAAATGAAAGACACATTAGCACTGTCGCTATGGAAAGCACCGGCACGTATTGGCAAAATCTGTATGCAGTGCTCATTTCAAAAGGTTTTCATGTCATTCTATGCAACGGAAAATTCACAAAGAACATCAAAGGAAAAAAAACTGATATCAAAGACTGCCACGGGGTCGCCCGGCGATGGATACAGAAGCTTCATACATTGGGGTTACTCACCAGCAGTTTTCTTCCAGATGGTCAGACTGAAGAACTCAGAACCTATTGTCGCCATCGTTCCAATTTACTTCATTCAGCAGCATCTACCTCCAAGAAGATGCAGAAGTACTTGAGATTGCTCAATCTCAGACTTGATGTGGTAGTGAAGGATATATGCGGTCTTACAGGTCTGCTGATTATCCGCTCCGTCTGTGCTGGAGAAACAGATCCTGCAAAGCTTTCCTCCTTACGTCATGGTAATTGCAGGAAAAGTGAAGAGGAAATTGCCAGGGCACTCCAGTCCAATGGCAGACAGGACTATCTTTTTGCACTTCAGCAGGAATTGGACATGTATGATCATCTTCAACTTAAGATTGAAGAATGTGATAAAAAGATAGCAGCGAAGTTGGAAGAGATCATAGGCAATGATAACAACAAAAGACAGCACTACATAGAACCCAAACCTCACAAAAGGATTAACAAAAACACCCCGAAGGACATTGACTTGAATCTAAAATCCTACCAGATGTTTGAGGGTACGGATTTACTGGCTATAGAAGGTATGAGCTTTTCTACTGTACTGTCCCTGATGAGCGAAGTGGGCGTTGAAGGGATCAAAAAATTCAAAACGGCCAAGCACTTCGCATCATGGCTTCGGTTAGCACCCAATAATAAAGTAAGCGGAGGCAAGTTGCTATCCAGCAAAGTACCTAAAGGAAGTAACAGACTGAAAATAGCCCTGCGGAATGCAGCTAATGCCATAGGAAACCTGAAAGACTCCACACCATTGAGAGACTTTTTTCAGCGCATTAACTTCAGAAAAGGACGAGTTTCAGCTATTAGTGCTACAGCCAGGAAACTAGCAGTAATTATCTGGAATATGGTGGTTAAGGGGGTGCCTTATGTCAATCCGGAAGGATATCTTTATCTGGATCAAAAAAGAAAGCTGGGGTTGGTCAAGAGAATTAGAAAACAAATTGATAAATTCGGTTTGACTAATGAAGAATTAGGATTAGTAACTACCTGA
- a CDS encoding tyrosine-type recombinase/integrase, with product MEGLKEKRVVLPSIEQPKDLPVILSKEEMRRLLLAPNLMRHRLIIGMLYSCGLRCFELCGLHIKDVDFDRLAVHVRRGKGRKDRYLPLSKHLARGLQIYLKNENPHQWLFNGKEEDGQKMPLSQKGIWWVVSHARKKAGLAKEVTTHMLRHTYATHLLEDGLDILSIKELLGHAHIETTLIYLHVSQMGRRKPFSPMDTLYPDK from the coding sequence ATGGAAGGTCTCAAAGAAAAGCGTGTTGTACTTCCTTCCATTGAACAACCTAAAGATTTACCGGTCATCCTGAGTAAGGAGGAGATGCGAAGGTTGCTACTGGCACCCAACCTGATGCGCCACCGGCTCATCATCGGTATGCTTTACAGTTGTGGGCTACGCTGCTTTGAGCTTTGTGGACTCCATATCAAAGATGTAGACTTTGATCGGCTGGCAGTACATGTCAGACGTGGGAAAGGGCGCAAGGATCGCTACCTGCCTTTGAGTAAGCACCTGGCCAGAGGACTGCAGATTTATCTCAAAAATGAGAATCCTCATCAGTGGCTCTTCAACGGTAAAGAAGAAGACGGTCAGAAAATGCCCCTTTCCCAGAAAGGAATATGGTGGGTAGTAAGCCATGCCCGTAAAAAAGCTGGATTGGCAAAAGAAGTCACCACCCATATGCTTCGGCATACTTATGCCACACACCTACTTGAAGACGGATTAGACATCCTGAGCATCAAAGAACTACTGGGACATGCACACATAGAGACGACATTGATATACCTGCACGTCTCTCAAATGGGAAGGCGAAAGCCATTCAGTCCTATGGATACGCTTTATCCGGATAAGTAG
- a CDS encoding IS91 family transposase, producing the protein MRPRHEVADVLNRNRHRLGSYCSNSWQVRTLHALRKCRTADLGGHIDQCDSCGNLSISYNSCRNRHCPKCQGEQREAWIQARESELLPVPYFHLVFTLPEQVNPLCLYAPAKVYALLFSTAWSVMQSFAKDAKHLGAKPAMIAVLHTWGQNLSLHPHLHCIVPGGGVTKQGKWKPARNKGKFLFPVKAMSKVFRARFVAGLRREFPEQEKTFFANLFKKEWVVYAKRPFQHPKAVVEYLGRYTHKIAISNHRLIGLDNGQVTFSYKDYRKGAQKMQMSLTDKEFIRRFSQHILPRGFVRIRHYGFLSSSWKPEKLSSLQQMLGLSVAPDDQKELVSHRKCCACGNGTLQTVSMFYGRAPPKIWLERIANQKSSQ; encoded by the coding sequence GTGCGTCCCAGGCATGAAGTAGCCGATGTGCTGAACAGGAACAGGCATCGGCTCGGTAGCTACTGTAGTAACAGTTGGCAGGTAAGGACACTGCATGCCCTAAGAAAATGTAGGACTGCTGATCTTGGAGGACATATAGATCAGTGCGATAGCTGTGGCAATCTGTCTATCAGCTACAACAGTTGCAGAAACAGGCATTGCCCTAAATGCCAGGGGGAACAGAGAGAAGCATGGATACAGGCTAGAGAATCCGAGCTTCTGCCTGTGCCTTACTTCCATCTGGTCTTTACCCTGCCTGAACAGGTCAATCCTCTGTGTCTGTATGCTCCTGCCAAGGTATATGCTTTGCTGTTCAGTACAGCCTGGTCAGTGATGCAAAGCTTTGCCAAAGATGCCAAGCACCTGGGGGCCAAGCCAGCTATGATTGCTGTACTCCACACCTGGGGCCAGAACCTCTCTCTTCACCCGCACTTACATTGCATCGTTCCTGGAGGTGGCGTGACCAAGCAAGGTAAATGGAAACCTGCTCGGAATAAAGGTAAGTTCCTTTTCCCAGTGAAGGCTATGAGCAAGGTCTTCCGGGCCAGGTTCGTGGCTGGCTTGAGAAGAGAGTTTCCAGAGCAGGAAAAGACCTTCTTTGCCAATTTATTTAAAAAAGAGTGGGTGGTGTATGCTAAGCGCCCTTTCCAACATCCTAAAGCCGTGGTAGAATATCTGGGGCGCTACACTCATAAGATCGCCATTAGCAATCATAGACTTATCGGCCTGGATAACGGCCAGGTTACTTTCAGCTATAAGGACTACCGGAAAGGAGCGCAGAAAATGCAGATGAGCCTTACTGACAAAGAGTTCATCAGAAGGTTCAGCCAGCATATCCTGCCCAGAGGCTTTGTGAGAATCAGGCACTACGGCTTCCTATCCAGTAGTTGGAAACCTGAAAAGCTATCTAGTCTCCAGCAGATGCTTGGTCTAAGCGTTGCTCCTGATGATCAGAAGGAATTGGTATCTCACCGTAAGTGCTGTGCCTGTGGCAACGGTACACTGCAAACGGTGAGCATGTTCTATGGCAGAGCGCCTCCAAAAATATGGCTGGAACGGATCGCAAACCAGAAGAGCAGTCAGTAA
- a CDS encoding toxin-antitoxin system YwqK family antitoxin, producing the protein MKLNLILIVLLSIGCTTKRAFVFNEHDFGDLKHGYPKKTQVDTIFYSDGSIKGIGQFAIDSQGQISNYKTGTWTEYNSNGSLKGIGGYKMGEYVNCCMGGPCTQFYHYKIGEWQYFDEHGKLSYEVKYEPKSLHIDTSCEGGDNLTYGLIEEKNVIVDSVRHQLNTIEIEEQDGYLIMFPSESEDKIALEWKNKHVP; encoded by the coding sequence ATGAAACTAAATCTTATCCTCATAGTGCTTTTAAGCATTGGCTGCACTACTAAACGGGCATTCGTTTTTAATGAACATGATTTTGGGGATTTGAAGCATGGTTATCCAAAAAAGACTCAAGTAGATACTATATTTTATTCCGATGGATCAATTAAAGGAATTGGACAATTTGCCATTGATTCACAAGGACAGATAAGTAATTATAAAACTGGTACTTGGACTGAGTATAATTCAAATGGATCGCTTAAGGGAATTGGTGGATATAAAATGGGTGAGTATGTAAATTGTTGTATGGGAGGTCCCTGCACACAGTTTTACCATTACAAGATTGGTGAATGGCAATACTTTGATGAGCATGGTAAACTTTCCTATGAGGTTAAATATGAACCCAAGAGCTTACATATTGATACAAGCTGCGAAGGTGGAGATAATTTAACCTACGGATTAATAGAAGAAAAAAATGTGATAGTAGATTCAGTGCGACACCAACTTAATACTATTGAAATTGAAGAACAGGATGGATATTTGATTATGTTTCCATCTGAGAGTGAGGATAAGATCGCTTTAGAATGGAAAAATAAACACGTGCCCTAA
- a CDS encoding IS1182 family transposase codes for MLGKKYYQPKLFTEFNLADRVPDYNFYRRLKSVLNLDFLHAKTKAYYGSCGQKSIDPAVFFKIMLVGYLENIISDRQLMQHCSMRLDILYFLEYDIDEELPWHSTISRTRQRLPQALFEEVFDRVLSLCVNAGMVSGSTQAVDSAYVKANASLDSLEQKLPTDTAKNHLKKVLEQDQNQEQDSSENAGDYEQENDEDYKYISVNERKLKDIAAREKLWAARHKRKPGTHDPRSKFLSNKLHYSPTDPEARVAVKPGKRRQLCYAAQVAVDTSHHVISHIQADFSDRKDCQILPSLLQNLIHRFKKHDLKVDRLLADTGYSNGENYALLEKHGIEGYIPAHGTYKQEKEGFTYDEKEDVWICSQGKKATFRRFYMERGNLVKRYYTKRKDCKDCPIKIACIGKQHEKKISKTAYQAEYERMIARVESSKGQYLKKRRQATVEPVLGTLINFMGMRKVNTRGLALAHKNFVLAAASYNLKKYLNFTKKRVLAQVNALEGQISAIFNIPSFCLS; via the coding sequence ATGCTGGGTAAGAAATACTATCAACCAAAATTATTTACCGAGTTTAATTTAGCCGACCGGGTACCGGATTATAATTTTTATCGCAGATTAAAGTCCGTCCTAAACCTGGATTTCCTACACGCAAAGACCAAAGCCTACTATGGTAGCTGTGGTCAAAAGTCCATTGATCCTGCTGTGTTCTTTAAAATTATGCTCGTTGGCTATCTGGAAAATATAATCTCCGATAGACAACTGATGCAGCATTGCTCTATGAGACTAGATATTCTCTACTTTTTGGAGTATGATATAGACGAAGAACTACCCTGGCATAGCACGATATCCAGAACTAGACAACGATTACCTCAGGCTCTATTCGAGGAAGTTTTTGATCGTGTTCTTTCTTTATGTGTAAATGCCGGAATGGTATCGGGAAGCACACAAGCAGTAGATTCTGCTTATGTTAAAGCGAACGCTTCACTGGATAGCTTAGAGCAAAAGCTACCCACTGATACTGCCAAGAATCATCTTAAAAAGGTGTTGGAGCAGGACCAGAACCAAGAGCAAGATTCATCAGAAAATGCAGGTGATTATGAGCAAGAAAACGATGAGGATTACAAGTACATCTCTGTCAATGAGCGGAAGTTGAAAGACATTGCTGCTAGAGAAAAGCTGTGGGCGGCACGTCATAAAAGAAAACCAGGCACACATGACCCTAGAAGTAAATTCTTGAGTAACAAATTACATTATAGCCCTACTGATCCTGAGGCCAGAGTTGCTGTTAAACCAGGTAAACGTCGCCAACTTTGTTATGCTGCTCAAGTGGCTGTTGACACCTCTCATCATGTTATCTCACATATTCAAGCTGATTTCTCAGACCGTAAAGATTGCCAGATATTACCCTCTCTTCTACAGAACCTCATACACAGATTCAAAAAGCATGATCTGAAAGTAGATAGACTGTTGGCCGATACCGGATACAGTAATGGGGAAAATTACGCCTTACTAGAAAAGCATGGCATAGAAGGTTACATTCCTGCACATGGTACTTATAAGCAGGAAAAAGAAGGCTTTACCTATGATGAAAAAGAGGATGTCTGGATCTGTTCTCAAGGTAAGAAAGCTACTTTCAGAAGATTCTATATGGAAAGAGGTAATCTAGTGAAGCGTTACTACACCAAGAGAAAAGACTGTAAGGATTGTCCTATAAAAATAGCATGCATCGGAAAGCAACATGAAAAGAAGATTTCAAAAACCGCTTATCAAGCTGAGTATGAAAGAATGATTGCAAGAGTAGAAAGTAGCAAAGGCCAGTATCTTAAAAAGCGAAGGCAAGCCACGGTGGAGCCAGTCTTAGGCACACTAATCAACTTCATGGGTATGAGAAAAGTCAATACCCGAGGCCTTGCTTTGGCTCACAAGAATTTTGTCTTAGCCGCAGCCAGTTACAACCTCAAAAAGTACCTCAATTTCACTAAAAAAAGGGTATTAGCCCAGGTAAATGCTCTGGAAGGGCAAATATCAGCTATTTTCAATATACCTTCTTTTTGCTTGAGCTGA
- a CDS encoding tyrosine-type recombinase/integrase, which produces MDQILSQVALRLEQMNYSPSTKKTYVGMLRLFLGHFPSQDLRSLEEEQIRAFLVEACQGKSLSYQNQLINSIKYFYEQILKRPRTYYQIDRPRKEYRLPVVLSKREVGAILKQVRNRKHHAILSTIYASGLRISEVIRLKIKDVDSKRMVLVVRQGKGKKDRQVPLSKQLLQELRSYYLEYQPKDYLFEGETGGAYSKSSIQHIFRRAKKAVGIQKKATVHTLRHSYATHLLESGTDLRMIQVLLGHNSVKTTEIYTHVSHRYIQSVVSPFDTLSCGAKEENLYCK; this is translated from the coding sequence ATGGATCAGATACTCTCTCAAGTAGCTTTAAGATTGGAGCAAATGAACTATAGCCCAAGTACAAAGAAGACCTATGTAGGTATGCTAAGGCTATTTCTGGGACACTTTCCAAGCCAGGACTTAAGAAGCTTGGAAGAAGAGCAGATCAGGGCATTTTTGGTAGAAGCCTGCCAGGGCAAATCCCTTTCCTATCAGAACCAGCTCATCAATTCCATCAAGTATTTCTACGAGCAAATTCTAAAACGTCCCCGGACCTATTATCAGATAGATCGCCCCAGAAAGGAATACCGCTTACCCGTAGTCTTATCCAAGCGGGAAGTAGGGGCCATACTGAAGCAGGTAAGGAATAGAAAACATCATGCGATTCTGTCCACCATTTATGCCTCTGGCTTAAGAATCTCAGAAGTAATAAGACTTAAAATCAAGGATGTAGACTCCAAGCGGATGGTGTTGGTAGTAAGACAAGGCAAAGGTAAAAAGGACCGCCAGGTACCGCTTTCCAAGCAGCTTCTTCAAGAACTTCGTTCCTACTATCTGGAGTATCAGCCCAAAGATTACTTGTTTGAGGGAGAAACAGGAGGGGCCTACAGTAAAAGTAGTATCCAGCATATCTTCAGAAGAGCCAAAAAAGCAGTGGGTATCCAGAAAAAAGCTACTGTTCATACGCTTCGTCACAGTTATGCTACGCATTTACTAGAGTCGGGAACAGATTTGAGGATGATTCAGGTATTGTTGGGCCATAACAGCGTTAAAACTACGGAAATCTATACGCACGTAAGTCATAGATACATTCAGTCAGTAGTGAGCCCCTTTGATACCCTATCTTGTGGGGCAAAAGAGGAAAACCTATATTGTAAATAA
- a CDS encoding DUF2116 family Zn-ribbon domain-containing protein, with protein sequence MTVSKTCAICHTPIHGRADKKFCSDACRASFHNHQKVARNALIRKVNQQLLINHRVLLAFIKDDPQTFPVIDKQMLLQKGFDAQWHTSRRVISGKAFYFCYDVGYTVLNAEQVMLRLLPSYPMNDGLNSQVEEEVVEYGF encoded by the coding sequence ATGACCGTATCCAAGACTTGTGCCATCTGCCACACTCCTATCCACGGCAGAGCGGATAAGAAATTCTGCTCTGATGCCTGTAGAGCCTCTTTTCATAATCATCAGAAAGTCGCTAGAAATGCTTTGATCAGAAAAGTCAACCAACAGCTGCTCATTAATCATAGAGTGCTGCTTGCTTTCATAAAAGATGATCCTCAAACTTTTCCGGTGATAGATAAGCAAATGCTGCTGCAAAAAGGATTTGATGCGCAGTGGCATACCTCCCGAAGGGTTATCTCAGGAAAGGCTTTCTATTTTTGTTATGATGTGGGTTATACAGTGCTCAATGCTGAGCAGGTAATGCTGAGGCTACTCCCCTCCTATCCAATGAATGATGGGCTTAACTCACAAGTAGAAGAAGAGGTAGTAGAGTATGGCTTTTGA
- a CDS encoding sialate O-acetylesterase yields the protein MNKHLFVLLVSLNAFCYSVGNSIAQSLKPAGLFCDHMVLQRDVSVPVWGDASPNQKVTVSFAGQSKSTISGQDGKWRITLDPLPASQEGRTMKIAGKTEINIADVVIGEVWICSGQSNMQYGVSNVPEVRGLVPFAKNIRSFEVAHRVALEEQESVSGQWKATHPKSAIAFSFAYFLNDLTDIPVGIIHTSWGSSSIEAWMPRGMTQILPHFKTIMDEFDSDTARIARIRKILASPDGWNREEDIFLRRQPNILYNAIMHPLVPFACRGLVWYQGERHTRYLAGMPEVDESNWFHRVSGMKEYGEVLKEWMLHYRKQWQNDEMNFMVIMLPGYGKGTMNHSKIDPESPAEPSWAWMRESQLTSLELPHTSVVNTIDLGDIDNVHPKDKLPIGQRGALLAAKNMPGQDMLAMGPMLKRVDVEGDQLVVHFDYAYGLKTIDGKTPSGFWITDDSKKWEYADARIEGESVILSSPNIERPKYIRYAFAGKPTVNLVNASELPAYPFRTDNWKK from the coding sequence ATGAATAAGCATCTATTTGTCCTCTTAGTTTCCCTGAATGCTTTTTGCTATAGTGTTGGTAATAGCATAGCTCAAAGCCTTAAACCGGCTGGTCTTTTTTGTGATCACATGGTATTGCAAAGGGATGTGTCGGTGCCTGTGTGGGGAGATGCCTCACCCAATCAAAAGGTTACGGTAAGCTTTGCCGGGCAGAGCAAGTCAACGATATCCGGCCAAGATGGGAAATGGCGGATTACGCTTGATCCACTACCAGCCTCCCAGGAAGGGCGTACAATGAAAATAGCGGGAAAAACCGAGATCAATATTGCGGATGTGGTGATTGGCGAAGTGTGGATATGTTCGGGTCAGTCCAATATGCAATACGGTGTATCAAATGTTCCGGAAGTGAGAGGACTGGTACCGTTTGCAAAAAACATTCGCAGTTTTGAAGTAGCACATAGAGTAGCCCTGGAGGAGCAAGAATCAGTTTCGGGACAGTGGAAGGCAACCCATCCTAAGAGTGCTATCGCTTTTTCCTTTGCTTATTTTCTCAATGATCTGACTGATATACCGGTGGGAATCATCCATACTTCCTGGGGGAGCTCCTCCATTGAAGCCTGGATGCCAAGAGGTATGACACAGATACTACCCCACTTTAAGACAATCATGGATGAGTTTGACTCTGACACCGCAAGGATAGCGCGTATCCGGAAAATTCTTGCTTCACCTGATGGGTGGAACAGGGAAGAGGATATTTTCTTAAGAAGGCAACCCAACATATTATACAATGCCATCATGCATCCACTCGTCCCTTTCGCCTGTAGAGGGCTGGTTTGGTATCAGGGGGAAAGGCATACCCGTTATTTAGCCGGTATGCCCGAGGTAGACGAGTCCAACTGGTTTCATCGCGTAAGTGGTATGAAAGAATACGGAGAAGTTCTCAAAGAATGGATGCTTCATTATCGTAAACAATGGCAAAATGATGAAATGAATTTTATGGTAATTATGCTCCCTGGCTATGGTAAAGGCACAATGAACCACAGTAAGATTGATCCAGAAAGCCCTGCTGAACCTTCCTGGGCCTGGATGCGAGAATCACAATTAACATCGCTTGAACTTCCCCACACTTCGGTGGTCAATACCATTGACCTGGGCGATATAGATAATGTACATCCAAAAGACAAGCTTCCCATTGGTCAAAGAGGAGCGCTTCTGGCTGCTAAAAATATGCCCGGACAAGATATGTTAGCCATGGGGCCCATGCTGAAAAGGGTGGATGTAGAGGGTGATCAATTGGTCGTTCATTTTGATTACGCATACGGCCTCAAAACCATAGATGGTAAAACTCCATCCGGTTTCTGGATAACCGATGATTCAAAAAAGTGGGAATATGCCGATGCCAGAATTGAAGGAGAAAGTGTGATCTTAAGCTCTCCCAATATAGAGCGACCTAAATACATCCGCTATGCCTTTGCGGGCAAGCCCACCGTCAATCTGGTCAATGCAAGTGAGCTGCCTGCCTATCCATTTAGAACAGATAATTGGAAAAAGTAA